In a genomic window of Streptomyces katrae:
- a CDS encoding GNAT family N-acetyltransferase — protein MHAYTPLELRQLTRPEEVTPELRKELAGCWEEVVNSGGAVIAAGFPLPPVDRSHVAPVVDGLVRALDPALARMLVAVSGGALAGWLVVRRERHPLIAHRGTVNHVQTLPRLRGQGIATALMHRVAEVARAEMGLERLEIAVRGGLGLEGFYRGLGWAEVGRWPGALRVAPGDDRDEILMTLVL, from the coding sequence GCGCCAGTTGACCCGGCCCGAGGAGGTCACCCCGGAGCTCCGCAAGGAGCTCGCCGGCTGCTGGGAGGAGGTGGTCAACTCCGGCGGCGCCGTCATCGCCGCCGGGTTCCCGCTGCCTCCCGTGGACCGCTCCCACGTCGCCCCCGTGGTCGACGGGCTCGTCCGCGCCCTCGACCCCGCTCTCGCCAGGATGCTCGTCGCGGTCTCCGGCGGAGCGCTCGCCGGCTGGCTGGTCGTCCGCCGCGAACGCCACCCGCTCATCGCCCACCGGGGCACCGTCAACCACGTCCAGACCCTCCCCCGGCTGCGCGGGCAGGGGATCGCCACCGCCCTGATGCACCGGGTCGCGGAGGTCGCCCGCGCCGAAATGGGCCTGGAACGCCTGGAGATCGCCGTCCGGGGCGGCCTCGGGCTGGAGGGGTTCTACCGGGGGCTGGGCTGGGCGGAGGTGGGCCGCTGGCCGGGCGCGCTGCGGGTCGCGCCCGGCGACGACCGGGACGAGATCCTGATGACCCTCGTCCTCTGA
- a CDS encoding Y4yA family PLP-dependent enzyme — protein sequence MSNDPMNGGPSHSGSLSPPLYLEPRLAPRTAALLESPAFLHGLVDALGSPLNVILPDQIADNVRGFHEVFARHRLSGRIFFAHKANRSSALVRRLTTTGAALDAASLGELRHALGSGFAGAEVMATGPKDPDFLWLAARSGTLVNADGADELERAAALVRAHGLPRLRVLVRLSGFEAPGARRLSRRSRFGTPVKSLHRLLDVLDRHRGELEPVGVGYHLDTTSVEEKAAALEGCLHAMEELRLRRFQPRAIDVGGGFGVGYLAHAAQWERYTTELTRAVLGARPPLTWGGHGYGLRAENGTLRGALGLYPAHRTTAGPGYLDELLSLPAPGLGRPLGTLLLEGLYELYAEPGRALADQCGLTLGRVLEVRSSGGGESLVRLAMNAGDVSLEDHGVLVDPVLLPRAPSPPGGPVPVAVHLMGNLCLESDLITRRTVFLPRQPHPGDLLAFANTAGYCMDFGATRAQGQALARKVAVHREGADGDWQWCLDEQYWPFTRTGEAQG from the coding sequence ATGAGCAACGACCCCATGAACGGCGGCCCTTCGCACAGCGGCTCCTTGTCCCCTCCCTTGTACCTGGAACCGAGGCTCGCACCGCGCACGGCGGCCCTGCTGGAGTCGCCGGCGTTCCTGCACGGCCTCGTCGACGCCCTCGGATCGCCCCTCAACGTGATCCTGCCCGACCAGATCGCCGACAACGTCCGGGGCTTTCACGAGGTGTTCGCCCGCCACCGGCTCAGCGGGCGGATCTTCTTCGCGCACAAGGCTAACCGCTCCAGCGCCCTCGTCCGCCGGCTGACCACCACCGGCGCGGCCCTCGACGCCGCCTCCCTCGGGGAGTTGCGGCACGCCCTGGGCTCCGGGTTCGCCGGAGCCGAGGTCATGGCCACCGGCCCCAAGGACCCCGACTTCCTCTGGCTCGCCGCCCGCAGCGGGACCCTGGTCAACGCCGACGGCGCGGACGAGCTGGAGCGGGCGGCGGCCCTGGTGCGGGCACACGGGCTGCCCCGCCTGCGCGTGCTGGTACGGCTGTCCGGGTTCGAGGCGCCCGGGGCCCGGCGGCTCTCGCGCCGCAGCCGCTTCGGCACCCCCGTGAAGTCCCTGCACCGGCTGCTCGACGTCCTCGACCGCCACCGCGGCGAGCTGGAGCCCGTCGGGGTCGGCTACCACCTCGACACCACCAGCGTGGAGGAGAAGGCCGCGGCGCTGGAGGGCTGCCTGCACGCCATGGAGGAGTTGCGCCTCCGCCGCTTCCAGCCGCGGGCCATCGACGTCGGCGGCGGCTTCGGCGTCGGCTACCTGGCCCACGCCGCCCAGTGGGAGCGCTACACCACCGAGCTGACCCGCGCCGTGCTGGGCGCCCGTCCGCCCCTGACCTGGGGCGGGCACGGCTACGGCCTGCGCGCCGAGAACGGCACCCTCCGCGGCGCCCTCGGCCTCTACCCGGCCCATCGCACCACCGCGGGCCCCGGCTACCTCGACGAACTCCTCTCCCTCCCGGCCCCGGGCCTGGGCCGCCCCCTGGGCACCCTGCTCCTGGAGGGCCTTTACGAGCTCTACGCAGAACCGGGCCGCGCCCTGGCCGACCAGTGCGGGCTCACCCTGGGCAGGGTCCTGGAGGTGCGGTCCTCCGGCGGCGGGGAGAGCCTGGTCCGGCTGGCGATGAACGCCGGCGACGTCAGCCTGGAGGACCACGGCGTCCTCGTGGACCCGGTGCTCCTGCCCCGCGCGCCCTCCCCGCCCGGCGGTCCGGTCCCGGTCGCGGTGCACCTCATGGGCAACCTCTGCCTGGAGTCGGACCTGATCACCCGCCGGACCGTGTTCCTGCCCCGGCAGCCGCACCCCGGCGACCTCCTCGCCTTCGCCAACACCGCCGGGTACTGCATGGACTTCGGCGCGACCCGCGCCCAGGGGCAGGCCCTCGCGCGCAAGGTCGCCGTCCACCGGGAGGGGGCGGACGGCGACTGGCAGTGGTGCCTGGACGAGCAGTACTGGCCTTTCACACGTACGGGGGAAGCGCAGGGATGA
- a CDS encoding pyridoxal-phosphate dependent enzyme: MRYDSITEAIGGTPLVRIDPAVHGLRHIDLYAKLEMLNPFGSLKDRAAWNMTRDELAGAAERGETVVELSSGNTAKALALIAGLHGLAFKSVTNRMRIPEVKDLLLLLGAEIEELPGRSECLDPTDEDDPLTLFHRQLNLPGSAHLHTDQYFNVLNTEAHASGTGPEIIADLDGRAPDWFVACVGTAGSSTGVARALRAHDPAVRVVGLVGEKSDFIPGIRTIDEVQEVGIFDPATYDTLEPVGSDEAIEGMLTLLRRCGLLSGPTGGAAYFGAVRHLREVDAGLTERRTAVFIVCDRVESYVGYVRRRRPDLMGLPPVRNSVATLTEAEVASAAVIGVDEARKWIAERQPLVVDLRGPFAYAALHIEGSVNIVDGLFEELLRGGLPFGRSRPVLLACPVGEKSARYAALLTRMGHPDVRSLAGGIIAWRDAGAPLVRD, from the coding sequence ATGAGGTACGACAGCATCACCGAAGCCATCGGCGGGACACCGCTGGTCCGCATCGACCCGGCCGTACACGGCCTGCGCCACATCGACCTCTACGCCAAGCTGGAGATGCTCAACCCCTTCGGCTCGCTCAAGGACCGGGCCGCCTGGAACATGACCCGTGACGAGCTCGCCGGCGCCGCGGAGCGCGGCGAGACGGTCGTGGAACTGTCCAGCGGGAACACCGCCAAGGCCCTGGCCCTGATCGCCGGACTGCACGGGCTGGCGTTCAAGAGCGTCACCAACCGGATGCGGATCCCCGAGGTCAAGGACCTGCTCCTGCTGCTCGGCGCCGAGATCGAGGAGCTGCCCGGGCGCAGCGAATGCCTCGACCCGACCGACGAGGACGATCCGCTGACCCTCTTCCACCGGCAGCTGAACCTCCCTGGCAGCGCGCACCTGCACACCGACCAGTACTTCAACGTCCTCAACACCGAGGCCCACGCCTCCGGGACCGGCCCGGAGATCATCGCCGATCTGGACGGCCGGGCCCCCGACTGGTTCGTGGCCTGCGTGGGCACGGCCGGTTCCTCCACCGGGGTGGCGCGGGCGCTGCGCGCTCACGATCCGGCGGTGCGCGTCGTGGGCCTGGTCGGGGAGAAGTCGGACTTCATCCCGGGCATCCGCACCATCGACGAGGTGCAGGAGGTCGGGATCTTCGACCCGGCGACGTACGACACCCTGGAGCCGGTGGGCTCCGACGAGGCCATCGAGGGGATGCTGACGCTGCTGCGCCGCTGCGGGCTGCTCTCCGGGCCGACCGGCGGGGCCGCGTACTTCGGCGCGGTCCGCCATCTGCGGGAGGTGGACGCCGGGCTGACGGAGCGCAGGACGGCGGTGTTCATCGTCTGCGACCGGGTGGAGAGCTACGTCGGCTATGTACGGCGGCGCCGCCCGGACCTGATGGGGCTGCCTCCCGTGCGGAACTCGGTGGCCACGCTGACCGAGGCGGAGGTGGCCTCGGCCGCCGTGATCGGGGTGGACGAGGCCCGCAAGTGGATCGCGGAGCGCCAGCCGCTGGTCGTGGACCTGCGCGGGCCCTTCGCGTACGCCGCGCTGCACATCGAGGGGTCGGTGAACATCGTGGACGGGCTCTTCGAGGAACTCCTGCGGGGCGGGCTGCCGTTCGGCCGGAGCCGGCCGGTCCTGCTGGCCTGCCCGGTGGGTGAGAAGTCGGCCCGGTACGCGGCCCTGCTGACCCGGATGGGACATCCCGACGTCCGCAGCCTGGCCGGCGGGATCATCGCCTGGCGGGACGCCGGCGCTCCCCTGGTGCGTGACTGA
- a CDS encoding aminotransferase class V-fold PLP-dependent enzyme, producing MTDVAAPAAELAALADWQRPLRAQFPILAGQPDLVYLDSAATSQKPQPVLDAVQRYLTTSNANAARGSYPWANTTTALVEGARERVKRFLGDPDPQRSSVHFTSGTTEGLRVVARDWLPSLLVDGDEIVVPFADHQANLSPWLEARDLLARQGVRVRVRELPYQAASGDYDPRALAAVTGPRTRFVAVTHVHHVYGADMNVHRIRQVVGPQVPICLDAAQSIGHLPVSVAGLDVDFVVFSGHKAMALPGTGAVWARGLRGPRLRPGGWSGTPNTAGIASLTAALDWLDAAGLGRIERWTVALTALLTDGLARMDAYEVLGCRTSLAAGSRVQRRRSLVTFRHRGIDSRDLGFILFSRGFMVRTDGHCQAGRGAEEGSVRVSLHVHNTPGEVEELLATLASLQ from the coding sequence GTGACTGACGTGGCCGCCCCCGCCGCCGAGCTGGCGGCCCTCGCCGACTGGCAGCGGCCGCTGCGCGCCCAGTTCCCGATCCTCGCGGGGCAACCGGACCTGGTCTACCTGGACAGCGCCGCGACCTCCCAGAAGCCCCAGCCCGTCCTGGACGCCGTGCAGAGGTACCTGACCACCTCCAACGCCAACGCGGCACGCGGCTCCTACCCGTGGGCCAACACCACGACGGCGCTGGTGGAGGGCGCCCGGGAGCGGGTCAAGCGCTTCCTGGGCGATCCGGATCCGCAGCGTTCCTCGGTCCACTTCACCAGCGGGACCACGGAGGGGCTGAGGGTCGTCGCCCGGGACTGGCTGCCGTCCCTGCTCGTCGACGGGGACGAGATCGTCGTCCCGTTCGCCGACCACCAGGCGAACCTGTCGCCCTGGCTGGAGGCCCGGGACCTGCTGGCCCGCCAGGGGGTGCGGGTCCGGGTCCGGGAGCTGCCGTACCAGGCGGCTTCCGGGGACTACGACCCTCGGGCGCTGGCGGCGGTCACCGGGCCCCGGACCCGTTTCGTGGCCGTCACCCACGTCCACCACGTCTACGGCGCCGACATGAACGTGCACCGGATCCGGCAGGTGGTCGGGCCGCAGGTGCCGATCTGTCTGGACGCGGCGCAGAGCATCGGGCACCTGCCGGTCTCGGTGGCCGGTCTGGACGTGGACTTCGTGGTGTTCTCCGGGCACAAGGCGATGGCCCTGCCGGGGACGGGGGCGGTCTGGGCCCGGGGACTGCGCGGCCCGCGGCTGAGGCCCGGCGGCTGGAGCGGGACCCCCAACACGGCCGGGATCGCGAGCCTGACCGCTGCCCTGGACTGGCTGGACGCCGCCGGTCTCGGGCGGATCGAGCGCTGGACGGTCGCCCTGACGGCGCTGCTGACCGACGGGCTGGCCCGGATGGACGCCTACGAGGTGCTCGGCTGCCGGACCAGTCTGGCGGCGGGGTCCCGGGTCCAGCGGCGCCGCAGCCTGGTCACCTTCCGGCACCGGGGGATCGACTCCCGCGACCTCGGGTTCATCCTCTTCAGCCGCGGGTTCATGGTGCGCACCGACGGCCACTGCCAGGCGGGGCGGGGCGCGGAGGAGGGCTCCGTGCGCGTCAGCCTGCACGTGCACAACACCCCCGGGGAGGTGGAGGAGCTCCTCGCCACCCTCGCCAGTCTGCAATGA
- a CDS encoding class I SAM-dependent methyltransferase, with translation MGAGTDAGTGGVSTGTAARWVERWERQQQRYAVDREERFAVIADLVEHVAGGRPAPLVLDLGSGPGCLAARLAARLPGAEVLAVDADPLLLELGSAHYGRSLRYVNTLIGEPGWVGRLGLDRPADAVVSTTALHYLGERTLRQVYGELAGLLRPGGILVNGDHISPDSVRMSELARDVGRRHAERNAACGHEEDWESWWAGAAGDPELAPLLHRGGEGGRAPCEGNDLTVSGHVALLREAGFADVGVVWQVGPSHVLAAVR, from the coding sequence ATGGGTGCGGGCACGGATGCGGGCACGGGCGGCGTGAGTACGGGGACGGCGGCGCGCTGGGTGGAGCGCTGGGAGCGCCAGCAGCAGCGGTACGCGGTGGACCGCGAGGAGAGGTTCGCGGTCATCGCCGACCTGGTCGAGCACGTGGCGGGCGGCCGGCCCGCGCCGCTGGTGCTCGACCTGGGCAGCGGGCCCGGCTGCCTGGCCGCCCGGCTGGCCGCCCGGCTGCCGGGCGCGGAGGTGCTGGCGGTCGACGCGGACCCGCTGCTGCTGGAACTCGGCAGCGCCCATTACGGCCGCTCCCTGCGCTACGTCAACACGCTGATCGGCGAGCCGGGCTGGGTGGGCCGGCTGGGCCTGGACCGCCCCGCGGACGCGGTGGTGTCGACGACCGCCCTGCACTACCTCGGCGAGCGGACCCTGCGTCAGGTGTACGGGGAACTCGCCGGGCTGCTGCGGCCCGGCGGGATCCTGGTCAACGGCGACCACATCAGCCCGGACTCGGTCCGGATGTCCGAACTCGCGCGGGACGTCGGGCGCCGCCACGCCGAACGCAACGCGGCCTGCGGCCACGAGGAGGACTGGGAGTCCTGGTGGGCGGGCGCGGCCGGCGATCCGGAGCTGGCCCCGCTGCTCCACCGCGGGGGCGAGGGCGGCCGGGCCCCGTGCGAGGGCAACGACCTCACCGTCTCCGGCCATGTCGCGCTGCTGCGCGAGGCGGGGTTCGCGGACGTGGGGGTCGTCTGGCAGGTCGGCCCGAGCCATGTGCTGGCCGCCGTCCGCTGA
- a CDS encoding uracil-DNA glycosylase produces MAPRPLNELVEAGWAKALEPVADRIAGMGNFLRTEIAAGRTYLPSGANVLRAFQQPFDDVRVLIVGQDPYPTPGHAIGLSFAVAPEVSPVPGSLENIFREMHTDLGLPRPSNGDLTPWTRQGVLLLNRALTTAPRKPGSHRGKGWEEVTEQAIRALAARGKPLVSILWGRDARNCRPLLGSLPAIESAHPSPMSADRGFFGSRPFSRANDLLVGAGAQPVEWRLP; encoded by the coding sequence GTGGCACCACGACCCTTGAACGAACTTGTCGAGGCGGGCTGGGCGAAGGCCCTGGAACCCGTCGCGGACCGCATCGCCGGCATGGGGAACTTCCTCCGCACCGAGATAGCGGCCGGCCGGACCTACCTGCCGTCCGGGGCGAACGTCCTGCGCGCGTTCCAGCAGCCCTTCGACGACGTCCGCGTCCTGATCGTCGGACAGGACCCCTATCCGACGCCGGGGCACGCCATCGGCCTGAGCTTCGCGGTCGCCCCCGAGGTCAGCCCGGTGCCGGGCAGCCTGGAGAACATCTTCCGGGAGATGCACACCGACCTGGGGCTGCCCAGGCCCTCCAACGGTGACCTGACGCCGTGGACGAGGCAGGGCGTGCTGCTGCTCAACAGGGCCCTGACCACCGCGCCGCGCAAGCCCGGCTCGCACCGGGGCAAGGGCTGGGAGGAGGTCACCGAGCAGGCCATCCGGGCGCTGGCCGCCCGCGGCAAGCCGCTGGTGTCCATCCTCTGGGGCCGCGACGCCCGCAACTGCCGGCCGCTGCTCGGCAGCCTCCCGGCGATCGAATCGGCGCACCCCTCGCCCATGTCGGCGGACCGGGGCTTCTTCGGCTCCCGCCCCTTCAGCCGGGCCAACGACCTGCTCGTCGGCGCCGGCGCCCAGCCCGTCGAATGGCGCCTTCCGTAG
- a CDS encoding sirohydrochlorin chelatase yields MSSPTGPANGLPVRMPRPRQTGRHRRPEPAVAPEGAPALVLAVPGVPSAASRGLAEEIISIGRSELPGLEARIGYLEGEDGEGSEFPSLSGVLTAVADERNVRAEFARAAGHEVPAPTGPDAVVVPLLAGPDADLLRRVRQALMDSSAAAELADVLGPHPLLAEGLHVRLSEAGLARADRARLFTVATAADGIILATTGGEEAVQAAGITGMLLAARLAVPVMAAALDQEGSVAAVAAELRGAGAVQLALAPYLIGPEAAEGLLDTACKEADCATAEVLGAYPALGKLAVAQYSAALGLQLGAPAQ; encoded by the coding sequence ATGAGCTCCCCCACTGGGCCCGCCAACGGCCTGCCCGTACGAATGCCGCGACCCCGCCAGACCGGACGGCACCGCCGGCCCGAGCCCGCGGTGGCGCCCGAGGGCGCGCCCGCGCTGGTGCTCGCCGTGCCCGGTGTCCCCTCGGCCGCCTCCCGGGGGCTCGCCGAGGAGATCATCAGCATCGGCCGCTCCGAGCTGCCCGGCCTGGAGGCCCGGATCGGTTACCTGGAGGGCGAGGACGGCGAGGGGAGCGAGTTCCCGTCGCTGTCCGGTGTGCTGACCGCCGTGGCCGACGAGCGGAACGTGCGCGCGGAGTTCGCCCGCGCCGCCGGTCACGAGGTGCCCGCGCCGACCGGTCCGGACGCCGTGGTCGTGCCGCTGCTGGCCGGCCCGGACGCCGACCTGCTGCGCCGGGTGCGCCAGGCGCTGATGGACTCCTCGGCCGCCGCCGAGCTGGCCGACGTCCTCGGCCCCCACCCGCTGCTGGCCGAGGGTCTGCACGTGCGCCTCTCGGAGGCCGGCCTGGCCCGCGCCGACCGGGCCCGGCTGTTCACCGTGGCCACCGCCGCCGACGGCATCATCCTGGCCACCACCGGCGGCGAGGAGGCGGTCCAGGCCGCCGGGATCACCGGCATGCTGCTGGCCGCCCGCCTCGCGGTGCCCGTGATGGCCGCCGCCCTGGACCAGGAGGGCTCGGTGGCCGCCGTCGCCGCCGAGCTGCGCGGCGCGGGTGCGGTCCAGCTGGCGCTGGCGCCCTACCTGATCGGCCCGGAGGCGGCCGAGGGGCTGCTGGACACGGCCTGCAAGGAGGCCGACTGCGCCACCGCCGAGGTGCTCGGCGCCTACCCGGCGCTCGGCAAGCTGGCCGTCGCCCAGTACAGCGCGGCCCTGGGCCTCCAGCTGGGCGCACCGGCCCAGTAG
- a CDS encoding lactonase family protein, with protein sequence MDPGRRRGAPVDGVRSTDHGGGHRAYIGSFTSGGGRGVLTAAVDPATGALTPLSAEGSLPDPSYLVLDPAAGVLYAVSETERGAAGAFRPTAAGLAPLGAPAPVGGSGPTHLALAGRRLLTANYTSGSVSSLPLAADGSPTGPPAVLEYEGSGPDPDRQAGPHAHQVLPDPTGRWVLGVDLGTDAVRVCAPDPATGGLRVHAQAALRPGSGPRHLAFHPAGELVYVLHELEPLLTVCRWNADAGRLGPFREVPVAAAGAQEGVRAYPSAITASPDGRFLWAAVRGTDTLVTFSLAAGPESPRPASAVGCGGHWPRDLTADPSGRRLYAANERSGDVTWFDVDPRTGHPVRTGSLPVPAASCVVFG encoded by the coding sequence ATGGATCCGGGACGGCGGAGAGGGGCACCGGTGGACGGCGTGCGCAGCACGGACCACGGCGGCGGACACCGGGCCTACATCGGCTCGTTCACCTCGGGGGGCGGCCGCGGTGTCCTCACCGCGGCCGTGGATCCGGCCACCGGAGCGCTGACCCCGCTCTCGGCGGAAGGCTCCCTGCCGGACCCCTCGTACCTCGTGCTCGACCCGGCCGCCGGCGTGCTCTACGCGGTCAGCGAGACCGAGCGGGGTGCGGCGGGCGCCTTCCGCCCCACCGCCGCAGGGCTCGCGCCGCTCGGCGCCCCCGCCCCGGTCGGCGGCTCGGGCCCCACCCACCTCGCCCTGGCCGGGCGGCGGCTGCTGACCGCCAACTACACCTCCGGCAGCGTCAGCAGCCTGCCGCTCGCCGCCGACGGCAGCCCCACGGGACCCCCCGCCGTCCTGGAGTACGAGGGCTCCGGCCCCGACCCCGACCGCCAGGCGGGCCCGCACGCCCACCAGGTCCTGCCCGACCCCACCGGCCGCTGGGTCCTCGGCGTGGACCTCGGCACCGACGCGGTACGGGTCTGCGCGCCCGACCCGGCCACCGGCGGACTCCGCGTCCACGCGCAGGCCGCCCTGCGCCCCGGGAGCGGCCCGCGCCACCTCGCCTTCCACCCGGCCGGCGAGCTGGTCTACGTACTGCACGAGCTGGAGCCGCTGCTGACCGTCTGCCGCTGGAACGCGGACGCGGGGCGGCTCGGACCGTTCCGGGAGGTCCCCGTCGCCGCCGCGGGCGCCCAGGAGGGCGTACGGGCCTACCCTTCGGCGATCACCGCCTCGCCCGACGGCCGCTTCCTCTGGGCGGCGGTGCGCGGCACCGACACCCTGGTCACGTTCTCGCTCGCCGCCGGCCCCGAGAGCCCGAGGCCCGCGAGCGCCGTCGGCTGCGGGGGCCACTGGCCGCGCGACCTCACGGCGGACCCCTCGGGCCGCCGCCTCTACGCGGCCAACGAACGCTCCGGGGACGTCACCTGGTTCGACGTGGACCCCCGCACGGGCCACCCGGTCCGCACCGGCTCCCTGCCCGTCCCCGCGGCCTCCTGCGTGGTCTTCGGCTGA
- a CDS encoding nitric oxide synthase oxygenase, translating to MEILQKHSSDAQVWEEAEEFIRLFHRENPHTGDPRARLAAVRAELADTGTYRHTPEELVHGARVAWRNSNRCIGRLYWNSLRVRDRRGLTAAEDIAAECFEHLREATNGGRVRPTITVFAPDAPDRPGPLIWSEQLVRYAGYGDHPSITVGDARNRPLTEALLRLGWAGGAGTPFDLLPLVVQGVDDKPRWFDTPADAVLEVPIRHPDGQDDWSDWGLRWHAVPAISNMCLEIGGIHYPAAPFNGWYMGTEIGARNLADTDRYNLLPAVARRLGLDVSSDRSLWKDRALVELNRAVLDSFDRAGVTIADHHTESRRFLSHLEREERKGREVGADWSWIVPPISGAATPVFHRTYEDRPSATAYVHHDGAQERAWGRDLV from the coding sequence ATGGAAATTCTGCAGAAGCACTCGAGCGACGCTCAGGTGTGGGAGGAAGCCGAGGAGTTCATCCGGCTCTTCCACCGGGAGAATCCGCACACCGGTGATCCGCGCGCCCGGCTGGCCGCCGTCCGGGCCGAGCTCGCGGACACCGGCACCTACCGCCACACTCCCGAGGAACTGGTCCACGGGGCCCGGGTCGCCTGGCGCAACAGCAACCGCTGCATAGGCCGGCTCTACTGGAACTCGCTGCGGGTCCGCGACCGCCGCGGGCTGACCGCCGCCGAGGACATCGCCGCCGAGTGCTTCGAGCACCTGCGCGAGGCCACCAACGGCGGCCGGGTCCGGCCCACGATCACCGTCTTCGCCCCGGACGCCCCTGACCGGCCCGGCCCGCTCATCTGGAGCGAGCAGCTGGTGCGTTACGCCGGCTACGGGGACCACCCGTCGATAACCGTCGGGGACGCCCGCAACAGACCCCTCACCGAAGCCCTGCTGAGGCTCGGCTGGGCAGGCGGCGCGGGAACCCCGTTCGACCTCCTCCCGCTGGTGGTCCAGGGCGTCGACGACAAGCCCCGCTGGTTCGACACCCCCGCCGACGCCGTGCTGGAAGTGCCGATCCGCCACCCCGACGGGCAGGACGACTGGTCGGACTGGGGACTGCGCTGGCACGCGGTACCGGCCATCTCGAACATGTGCCTGGAGATCGGCGGCATCCACTACCCGGCCGCCCCGTTCAACGGCTGGTACATGGGCACCGAGATCGGCGCCCGCAACCTCGCCGACACCGACCGCTACAACCTCCTCCCGGCCGTCGCCCGCCGGCTCGGCCTCGACGTCTCCAGCGACCGCTCGCTGTGGAAGGACCGTGCCCTGGTCGAGCTCAACCGGGCCGTGCTGGACTCCTTCGACCGGGCCGGGGTCACCATCGCCGACCACCACACCGAGTCCCGGCGGTTCCTCTCGCACCTGGAGCGCGAGGAGCGCAAGGGCCGTGAGGTGGGGGCCGACTGGTCCTGGATCGTCCCGCCGATCTCCGGCGCCGCCACCCCCGTCTTCCACCGGACTTATGAGGACCGGCCGAGCGCGACCGCCTACGTCCACCACGACGGCGCGCAGGAACGGGCCTGGGGACGGGACTTGGTCTAG